Proteins from one Triticum aestivum cultivar Chinese Spring chromosome 7A, IWGSC CS RefSeq v2.1, whole genome shotgun sequence genomic window:
- the LOC123148011 gene encoding putative kinase-like protein TMKL1, whose amino-acid sequence MHPTARAIAPHYLLLLFASFFLLLRSPSPVAAAGDVALLLDRLKPALQGAAPNAELATWNASTPLCLWRGLRWSTPAGQPLRCDTVAARANLSLARDATLLLSSIRLPAAALAGRLPPELGAFPSLESVYLAANSLSGAIPLELGNAPALSELDLAGNALSGALPPSIWNLCDRLAELRLHGNALTGAIPAPAGPNDTCDGLHLLDLGANRFSGSFPAFLTGFRGLQHLDLGGNHLSGDIPESVAAMRGLQMLNLSYNNFSGQLPPGFAGSRFTAESFLGNSPALCGPPLQQPCVSPSGLSSGSVAGMVIGLMAGAVVVASVSIGWAQARWRRNRVRRAAEEGVETEEGGEGDSEGKLVVFQGGEHLTLGEVLNATGQVVEKASYCTVYKAKLADGGGNIELRLLREGSCKDAASCGPAVRRIGRARHENLVPLRAFYQGRRGEKLLVYDYFPHRTLHDLLHGGLESRPVLTWPRRHKIALGAARGLAYLHEGRHGDGPVVHGNVRSSNVLVDEYFVARVAEYAVVGRLLVPSAAEAVLSAAKADGYRAPELQTMKRCAPRTDVYAFGILLLELLMGKKPSSAANGGDDLPSLVKAAVLEETTTEVFDPEVAKGVRNPAEEGLVQALKLAMGCCAPVAAARPSMPEVVRQLEENRPKSSRSALYSPAETRSDAGTPQYS is encoded by the coding sequence ATGCATCCTACAGCACGCGCCATAGCGCCAcactacctcctcctcctcttcgccagCTTCTTCCTCCTGCTGCGCTCCCCGTCGCCCGTCGCGGCCGCCGGCGACGTCGCCCTCCTCCTGGACAGGCTCAAGCCCGCGCTGCAGGGCGCCGCCCCCAACGCCGAGCTCGCCACCTGGAACGCCTCCACGCCCCTCTGCCTCTGGCGCGGCCTCCGCTGGTCCACGCCCGCCGGCCAGCCGCTCCGCTGCGACACCGTCGCCGCGCGGGCCAACCTCTCGCTCGCCAGAGACGCCACCCTCCTCCTGTCCTccatccgcctccccgccgccgcgcttGCCGGCCGCCTCCCGCCGGAGCTCGGCGCCTTCCCGTCCCTCGAGTCCGTCTACCTCGCCGCCAACTCACTCTCCGGCGCCATCCCGCTCGAGCTCGGCAACGCGCCCGCGCTGTCCGAGCTCGACCTCGCCGGCAACGCCCTGTCCGGCGCGCTCCCGCCCTCCATATGGAACCTTTGCGACCGCCTCGCCGAGCTCCGCCTCCATGGCAACGCTCTCACGGGGGCGATCCCCGCGCCGGCGGGACCCAACGATACTTGTGATGGTCTCCACCTTCTTGATCTCGGCGCCAACCGCTTCTCCGGCTCCTTCCCGGCCTTCCTGACGGGCTTCCGTGGCCTCCAGCACCTCGACCTCGGCGGCAACCACCTCTCTGGAGACATACCGGAGTCCGTCGCTGCGATGAGAGGCCTCCAAATGCTCAACCTTTCTTACAATAACTTCTCCGGTCAGCTGCCTCCGGGCTTCGCCGGCTCGAGATTCACCGCAGAATCGTTCCTAGGGAACAGCCCGGCGCTGTGCGGCCCGCCGTTACAGCAGCCGTGCGTGTCCCCTTCGGGCCTCAGCTCCGGCAGCGTCGCGGGGATGGTCATCGGGCTAATGGCCGGTGCTGTCGTGGTGGCATCGGTGTCCATCGGGTGGGCGCAGGCGAGGTGGAGGCGGAACAGGGTAAGGCGAGCGGCGGAGGAGGGGGTGGAGACGGAGGAAGGCGGCGAGGGCGACAGCGAGGGGAAGCTGGTGGTGTTCCAGGGCGGGGAGCACCTGACGCTGGGGGAGGTGCTGAATGCGACGGGGCAGGTGGTGGAGAAAGCGAGCTACTGCACGGTGTACAAGGCGAAgctggcggacggcggcggcaacATCGAGCTCCGGCTGCTGCGCGAGGGGAGCTGCAAGGACGCGGCGTCGTGCGGGCCGGCCGTGCGGCGCATCGGCCGCGCGCGGCACGAGAACCTGGTGCCGCTCCGGGCCTTCTACCAGGGCCGGCGCGGAGAGAAGCTgctcgtgtacgactacttcccccaTCGGACGCTCCATGACCTCCTCCACGGCGGCCTCGAGAGCAGGCCGGTGCTGACATGGCCGCGGCGGCACAAGATCGCGCTGGGCGCGGCACGCGGGCTGGCGTACCTACACGAGGGCCGGCACGGGGACGGGCCGGTGGTGCACGGCAACGTGAGGTCCTCGAACGTGCTGGTGGACGAGTACTTCGTGGCGAGGGTGGCCGAATACGCGGTGGTGGGCAGGCTGCTGGTGCCGTCGGCGGCGGAGGCTGTGCTGTCGGCGGCGAAGGCGGACGGGTACAGGGCGCCGGAGCTGCAGACGATGAAGCGGTGCGCGCCCCGGACGGACGTGTACGCGTTCGGGATACTGCTGCTGGAGCTGCTGATGGGGAAGAAGCCCTCCTCGGCGGCGAACGGAGGCGACGACCTGCCGTCGCTGGTGAAGGCGGCGGTGCTCGAGGAGACGACGACGGAGGTGTTCGACCCGGAGGTGGCGAAAGGCGTGCGGAACCCGGCGGAGGAGGGCCTCGTGCAGGCACTGAAGCTGGCGATGGGCTGCTgcgcgccggtggcggcggcgaggccgaGCATGCCGGAGGTggtgcggcagctcgaggagaaccgGCCCAAGAGCAGCCGGTCGGCGCTGTACAGCCCCGCCGAGACGAGGAGCGATGCCGGCACGCCGCAATACAGCTAG